The Apibacter raozihei genome contains a region encoding:
- a CDS encoding HEPN family nuclease codes for MSYYKQQEFDFITRTRKILEQYNSLNLGNEKYEITLFMNCLVGLLIIPQQHWYDKLPTNSIERKDWGIAKEDIIKIAKEDYSVKNVARHLRNSISHYHLKACESKGEISSFIFKDFFNKKLTLNTKEISIEKLKKFVFTLCDYMLNEMENEKQI; via the coding sequence ATGAGTTATTATAAACAACAAGAATTTGATTTTATAACCAGAACAAGAAAAATACTGGAACAGTATAATTCACTTAATTTGGGTAACGAAAAATATGAAATTACTCTTTTTATGAATTGTTTGGTAGGACTTCTTATTATTCCTCAGCAACATTGGTACGACAAATTACCAACAAATTCTATTGAAAGAAAAGATTGGGGTATAGCTAAAGAAGATATTATTAAAATAGCTAAAGAAGATTACTCTGTAAAAAATGTAGCCCGACATTTAAGAAATTCAATATCTCATTATCATTTAAAAGCATGTGAATCTAAAGGAGAAATTAGTTCATTTATTTTTAAAGATTTTTTTAATAAAAAATTAACTCTTAATACAAAAGAAATTTCAATAGAAAAGTTGAAAAAATTTGTTTTTACTTTATGTGATTATATGCTTAATGAGATGGAAAACGAAAAGCAGATATAG
- a CDS encoding HEPN domain-containing protein: MKKSIAYLPKRKQEDLIFLVREINKRLPQAELVILYGSYATGKYVEYDERVEFGVPTSFMSDYDILVVTQGIANRKAETVLDNIDDLYYKDPETQTPVQFITEDIKTLNRQLEEGRYFYTQLKQEGIILYDSGKLKLTRRRKLNFKEIQQQAQEYFNEKFDRAIEFLEQTKFAYGRNKYVMASFQLHQAAENFYYAIRLVFTLRSNKQHNLSKLSSSVKKHSEELVKVFPRNTEEEKRLFNLLKNAYVEARYNPDFLVTQQDIDILLPKVELLRTITERICKEKIKEYGEM, from the coding sequence ATGAAAAAATCTATAGCCTATTTACCAAAACGCAAGCAGGAAGATCTTATTTTTCTGGTACGGGAAATCAATAAACGCCTGCCACAGGCAGAGTTGGTTATTCTGTACGGAAGCTATGCCACCGGTAAATATGTGGAATATGATGAGCGGGTAGAATTTGGCGTGCCTACCTCTTTTATGAGTGATTACGATATTTTGGTGGTAACCCAGGGAATTGCCAACCGCAAAGCCGAAACTGTTTTGGATAATATAGACGATTTGTATTATAAAGATCCCGAAACACAAACACCCGTACAATTTATAACGGAGGATATAAAAACCCTGAACCGACAGTTAGAAGAAGGACGGTATTTTTATACCCAGCTAAAGCAGGAAGGAATTATATTGTACGATAGCGGAAAACTAAAACTTACCCGACGCCGCAAACTCAATTTTAAAGAAATACAACAACAGGCGCAGGAATATTTTAATGAAAAATTTGATAGAGCAATTGAATTTTTAGAACAAACAAAATTCGCCTACGGAAGAAATAAATATGTTATGGCTTCTTTTCAACTTCATCAGGCAGCAGAAAATTTTTATTATGCTATTCGTTTGGTTTTTACCCTTCGGAGTAATAAACAACACAATTTATCCAAACTTTCCTCATCTGTTAAAAAGCATTCCGAAGAATTGGTAAAAGTTTTTCCCCGAAACACCGAAGAAGAAAAACGCTTGTTTAATCTGCTGAAAAATGCTTATGTAGAAGCTCGTTATAACCCTGATTTTCTTGTAACCCAACAGGATATTGATATATTGTTACCCAAAGTAGAACTTCTCCGCACCATCACCGAACGCATCTGCAAAGAAAAAATAAAAGAATATGGGGAGATGTGA
- a CDS encoding GNAT family N-acetyltransferase: MSLSQNKFKTELLASYHNKKEFCCGEAMLDNYLHKQAGQDVKRKLSVCFVLNDEQINLVKGYYTLSNNGIPLNLVPDLVRKKIPSSYATLPTTLLGRLAIDKRYQSGGLGKLLLVDALKRSWQLSLEIGSFAVIVDPLHDKAKDFYLKYGFIELPDSKKMFLPMNTIKQLFS, from the coding sequence ATGAGTCTCTCTCAGAATAAATTTAAAACGGAACTTTTAGCTTCTTATCATAATAAAAAAGAATTTTGTTGTGGAGAGGCTATGTTGGATAATTATTTGCATAAACAGGCAGGACAGGACGTAAAAAGAAAACTATCGGTTTGCTTTGTCCTTAATGATGAACAAATTAATTTAGTGAAAGGATATTATACTCTTTCTAATAATGGAATACCATTAAATTTAGTTCCTGATTTAGTTAGAAAAAAAATTCCATCCTCTTATGCTACTTTACCCACAACTTTGTTAGGACGGTTAGCAATAGATAAAAGGTATCAATCCGGAGGATTAGGTAAATTATTGCTTGTAGATGCTCTTAAAAGAAGCTGGCAACTGTCTCTGGAAATAGGTTCTTTTGCTGTTATTGTAGATCCTTTGCATGATAAAGCCAAAGATTTTTATTTAAAATACGGATTCATAGAATTACCGGACAGTAAAAAAATGTTTCTTCCGATGA
- a CDS encoding type II toxin-antitoxin system TacA family antitoxin, whose amino-acid sequence MSVSKKEKPVKGKKSVPLQGRTGRSTTDREEQQTRFDARLPKRQKELFEKAALLGGYRSLTDFVILTVKEKAEKIIEENEKIIASQADSDIFFDALMKQTSPNKALLNAAREYESLSE is encoded by the coding sequence ATGTCAGTTTCAAAGAAAGAAAAACCTGTAAAAGGTAAAAAGTCAGTCCCTTTGCAAGGGAGAACGGGAAGATCTACTACTGATAGGGAAGAACAACAAACCCGTTTTGATGCCCGTTTACCTAAAAGACAGAAAGAACTTTTTGAAAAGGCTGCATTGTTGGGGGGATACAGGAGCTTAACCGATTTTGTTATCCTTACGGTAAAGGAAAAAGCAGAGAAAATTATAGAAGAAAATGAGAAAATAATAGCCTCACAGGCAGATAGTGATATTTTTTTTGATGCTCTGATGAAACAAACCTCTCCTAATAAGGCCTTATTAAACGCTGCCCGGGAATATGAGTCTCTCTCAGAATAA